From Methylocystis sp. ATCC 49242, one genomic window encodes:
- a CDS encoding TfoX/Sxy family protein: MDRDRIEELFAPLGPVKVKRMFGGHGIYADGLFFAIETDGEIYLKADKETAPQFEAAGSSPFVYQGKNGPVTISYWSLPHEALEDEREFRRWAALALGAARAADAKKSRTRRK; this comes from the coding sequence ATGGACCGAGACCGGATCGAGGAGCTTTTCGCGCCCCTTGGTCCGGTCAAGGTCAAACGCATGTTCGGCGGCCACGGAATTTACGCCGACGGGCTTTTCTTCGCGATCGAAACCGATGGCGAAATCTATTTGAAGGCGGACAAGGAAACGGCGCCGCAATTCGAGGCGGCCGGCTCCAGTCCTTTCGTCTATCAGGGCAAGAACGGGCCCGTGACAATTTCCTATTGGAGCCTGCCGCACGAGGCGCTGGAGGACGAACGCGAATTTCGCCGCTGGGCCGCGCTGGCGCTCGGCGCCGCACGAGCGGCGGACGCGAAGAAATCCCGGACGAGAAGGAAGTAG